One region of Ammospiza caudacuta isolate bAmmCau1 chromosome 22, bAmmCau1.pri, whole genome shotgun sequence genomic DNA includes:
- the LOC131567155 gene encoding LOW QUALITY PROTEIN: chymotrypsin-C-like (The sequence of the model RefSeq protein was modified relative to this genomic sequence to represent the inferred CDS: deleted 1 base in 1 codon), with the protein MLGAVCLIVLLGYAYGCGQPAVPPQLSSRVVGGEDAVAHSWPWQISLQYRSAGSWSHTCGGTLIAPQWVLTAAHCISSYMTYRVVLGKQDLSEDDEPGSVAVGVEKTIVHENWDSYLIINDIALIKLAEEVQETDTVRAACLPAAGKILPNDFPCYVTGWGRIRTNGPLATILQQALLPVVDYETCSQWDWWGSYVDENMVCAGGDGIVSGCNGDSGGPLNCQRDDGIWEVEGIVSFGSGLGCNTKKKPTVFTRVSAYIDWINEVGHPSFAHTPTQGLFLPH; encoded by the exons ATGCTGGGAGCCGTCTGTCTCATCGTGCTGCTGGGCTACG CCTACGGATGCGGTCAGCCGGCCGTGCCACCACAGCTGAGCTCCCGCGTGGTGGGCGGTGAAGACGCTGTAGCCCACAGCTGGCCATGGCag ATCTCGCTGCAGTACAGGAGCGCTGGATCCTGGAGCCACACTTGTGGTGGGACACTCATTGCACCCCAGTGGGTGCTGACAGCTGCCCACTGCATCAG CTCTTACATGACCTATCGTGTGGTGCTCGGCAAGCAGGATCTGTCAGAGGATGACGAGCCTGGTTCTGTGGCTGTTGGTGTGGAGAAGACAATTGTCCATGAGAATTGGGACTCCTACCTCATCAT CAACGACATTGCCCTGATCAAGCTGGCAGAGGAGGTGCAGGAGACTGACACCGTCCGTGCCGCCTGCCTGCCGGCTGCTGGCAAGATCCTGCCCAACGACTTCCCCTGCTATGTCACCGGCTGGGGACGCATCAGGA CCAACGGGCCCCTGGccaccatcctgcagcaggctctgctgcctgtggtgGACTATGAGACCTGCTCCCAGTGGGACTGGTGGGGCAGCTATGTGGATGAAAACATGGTATGCGCCGGCGGTGATGGCATCGTCTCTGGATGCAAC GGCGATTCTGGGGGCCCCCTGAACTGCCAGCGTGATGATGGGATCTGGGAGGTCGAGGGCATCGTCAGCTTCGGCTCCGGCCTGGGCTGCAACACGAAAAAGAAGCCGACAGTCTTCACCCGGGTGTCTGCTTACATCGACTGGATCAACGAGGTGGGTCACCCTTCCTTTGCT CACACCCCCACACAGGGGCTGTTCTTGCCCCACTGA